From the genome of Impatiens glandulifera chromosome 9, dImpGla2.1, whole genome shotgun sequence, one region includes:
- the LOC124915461 gene encoding GDSL esterase/lipase At5g45920-like, which yields MKELKMRPKIYLFGDSITEESFSIGGWGAILANHFCRAVDIVLRGYSGYNTRWALHVLEKIFPEETINGDPLAVTLFFGANDASLQGRYCEFQHVPVDEFKSNLKAISSFFKKKWPNTTVIFITPPPVDEDGRLLFPFSENPLGLVERTNEAAGEYAKACISVAEECGAPVIDLWTKMQQVPGWQNSYLRDGLHLTEAGNKVVFEELIEKLSQVGVSLETQQIDLPLITEIDHHNPLKSFHN from the exons ATGAAAGAATTGAAAATGAGGCCAAAAATTTATCTCTTTGGAGACTCCATCACCGAAGAATCCTTCAGCATCGGTGGCTGGGGGGCCATTCTTGCCAATCATTTCTGCCGCGCG GTGGATATTGTTTTAAGGGGATACAGCGGGTATAATACAAGGTGGGCCCTACATGTTTTGGAGAAGATTTTTCCTGAAGAAACCATTAATGGAGATCCACTAGCAGTTACCTTATTCTTCGGGGCCAATGATGCCAGCCTTCAGGGTCGATACTGTGAGTTTCAACATGTTCCAGTTGATGAGTTCAAGAGTAACCTCAAAGCCATTTCATCTTTTTTCAAG AAGAAATGGCCAAACACTACAGTGATTTTCATCACGCCTCCCCCTGTTGATGAAGATGGTCGCCTCTT GTTTCCTTTTTCTGAGAATCCCCTAGGATTGGTGGAAAGAACAAATGAAGCAGCTGGTGAGTATGCCAAGGCATGTATTTCTGTTGCTGAAGAATGTGGAGCTCCTGTAATTGATCTCTGGACCAAAATGCAACAGGTTCCTGGATGGCAAAATTCTTACTTAAG AGACGGGTTGCACCTAACCGAGGCTGGGAACAAAGTAGTGTTTGAGGAACTGATAGAGAAGCTGAGCCAAGTGGGTGTGAGCCTAGAAACACAGCAAATTGATCTTCCTCTTATCACTGAGATAGATCACCATAATCCCCTAAAATCTTTCCACAATTGA